One window of Ralstonia pickettii DTP0602 genomic DNA carries:
- a CDS encoding ATPase (K06925: K06925; UPF0079 ATP-binding protein) has product MYAMPLLQERTLTLPDEAATARLGAALAAAVQAMPPRTVHVQLSGDLGAGKTTLSRAILRALGHAGKVRSPTYTLCEPYEVARADGSPLTVYHFDLYRFADPEEWIDAGFRDCFAEPAFNLVEWPEKAGRLLGEPDLHVLLQSDMAGPDDMESDTGERRIAAMRAYTHTGLTLLNAC; this is encoded by the coding sequence TTGTACGCAATGCCCTTGCTCCAAGAACGCACCCTGACGTTGCCCGACGAAGCCGCCACCGCGCGCCTGGGCGCCGCGCTGGCCGCCGCCGTGCAGGCCATGCCGCCACGCACGGTACATGTGCAGCTGTCCGGCGACCTGGGCGCCGGCAAGACCACGCTGTCGCGCGCCATCCTGCGCGCGCTGGGCCATGCGGGGAAGGTCCGCAGCCCCACCTATACGCTGTGCGAGCCCTATGAGGTCGCCCGCGCCGACGGCTCGCCGCTGACCGTCTACCACTTCGACCTGTACCGCTTTGCCGACCCGGAGGAGTGGATCGACGCGGGGTTTCGCGACTGCTTTGCCGAACCGGCCTTCAACCTGGTCGAATGGCCCGAGAAGGCCGGCAGGCTGCTCGGGGAACCGGACCTGCATGTGTTGCTCCAATCGGACATGGCCGGGCCGGATGACATGGAAAGCGATACCGGCGAGCGCCGTATCGCCGCCATGCGCGCCTATACTCACACTGGACTTACCCTGCTGAACGCATGCTGA
- a CDS encoding Epoxyqueuosine reductase — protein MPTDVPPGVPTSAPTSSHAGQPAAGPGELAALAASIRAWGAALGFASVRIADVDLSHAEPGLMAWLEQGYHGDMDYMANHGLRRARPAELVPGTVRAIVARMPYVPAAGAAADAGDWRRHELARLDDPATAVVSLYARGRDYHKVLRSRLQQLASRIEAEIGKFGYRVFTDSAPVMEVALASQGGLGWRGKHTLLLDRDGGSMFFLGEILVDIPLPADPPESNHCGNCHRCLDICPTRAIVAPYRLDARRCISYLTIEHKGPIPVEFRAPMGNRVYGCDDCQLACPWNKFAHVATVPDFDVRNGLDAPDMVGLFEWTEEAFNQRLEGSPIRRIGHERWLRNLAVGLGNSLRAAVSGTRPEDAALAARIRTALLAQRETATPLVREHIDWALAQGQPPPAAANNGG, from the coding sequence GTGCCCACGGACGTGCCCCCAGGCGTGCCCACAAGCGCCCCCACCTCCAGCCACGCCGGCCAGCCGGCCGCGGGCCCGGGGGAGCTGGCGGCGCTCGCGGCATCGATCCGCGCATGGGGCGCTGCGCTGGGTTTTGCGTCGGTGCGCATTGCCGATGTCGATCTGAGCCATGCCGAGCCGGGGCTGATGGCTTGGCTCGAGCAGGGTTACCACGGCGACATGGATTATATGGCGAACCACGGCCTGCGGCGCGCCCGTCCGGCCGAACTGGTGCCCGGGACGGTGCGCGCCATCGTGGCGCGCATGCCGTACGTTCCCGCCGCCGGGGCGGCGGCGGATGCCGGCGACTGGCGCCGCCATGAACTGGCCCGGCTGGACGATCCGGCCACCGCGGTGGTGTCGCTGTACGCGCGCGGCCGCGATTATCACAAGGTGCTGCGCAGCCGTCTCCAGCAACTGGCCAGCCGGATCGAGGCCGAAATCGGAAAGTTCGGCTACCGCGTCTTTACCGATTCCGCGCCGGTGATGGAAGTGGCGCTGGCCAGCCAGGGCGGACTCGGCTGGCGCGGCAAGCATACGCTGCTGCTGGACCGCGACGGCGGCTCGATGTTCTTCCTCGGCGAGATCCTGGTCGACATCCCGCTGCCCGCCGATCCGCCCGAATCCAACCACTGCGGCAACTGCCACCGCTGCCTCGATATCTGCCCCACGCGCGCCATCGTGGCGCCCTACCGGCTGGATGCGCGCCGCTGCATTTCCTACCTGACCATCGAGCACAAGGGGCCAATCCCGGTCGAGTTCCGTGCGCCGATGGGCAACCGCGTCTACGGCTGCGACGACTGCCAGCTCGCCTGCCCCTGGAACAAGTTCGCGCACGTGGCCACGGTGCCGGACTTCGACGTGCGCAACGGGCTGGATGCGCCCGATATGGTCGGCCTGTTCGAATGGACCGAGGAAGCATTCAACCAGCGGCTGGAAGGCAGCCCGATCCGGCGCATCGGCCATGAGCGCTGGCTGCGCAACTTGGCGGTCGGGCTGGGCAACAGCCTGCGCGCGGCGGTTTCCGGCACGCGCCCGGAGGATGCCGCATTGGCCGCGCGCATCCGCACGGCGCTGCTGGCGCAGCGCGAAACCGCTACGCCGCTGGTGCGCGAGCATATCGACTGGGCGCTGGCGCAGGGCCAGCCGCCGCCGGCAGCGGCAAACAATGGTGGCTAG
- a CDS encoding permease (K07088: K07088): MSPALLLVPDFSLILIGWLLVRYSPFDRAFWSGVERLVYFVLFPALLLQSTNSAVFDFSSTSAMLGLALLVLACGMAGGYAVKWVLRPDAISFASGVQTAFRFNSYIGLALASRLGGTEGLAMMAVIVGCTVPLCNVAAVWALARHGETALWKELARNPLILATAGGLLTNLMGLHAPEVLAMTLNRLGSASTALGLMTVGAGLQMSGATGTVGPVAWWTGVKLLAMPCVAWLVGRHLPLTTLQYQIVVLYASLPTASSAYILAVRMGGNGPMVAATISVMTVAAIVTTPLWLALVS, encoded by the coding sequence ATGTCTCCTGCCCTGCTGCTGGTGCCGGATTTCAGCCTGATCCTGATCGGCTGGCTGCTGGTGCGCTATTCCCCTTTCGATCGCGCCTTCTGGTCCGGCGTGGAACGGCTGGTGTACTTCGTGCTGTTCCCGGCGCTGCTGCTGCAGTCGACCAACAGCGCGGTGTTCGATTTCTCGTCGACCTCGGCCATGCTCGGGCTGGCGCTGCTGGTGCTGGCCTGCGGCATGGCCGGCGGCTACGCCGTCAAATGGGTGTTGCGGCCCGACGCGATAAGCTTTGCCTCCGGCGTGCAGACTGCGTTCCGCTTCAACTCCTATATCGGGCTGGCGCTGGCCTCGCGCCTGGGCGGCACCGAGGGCCTGGCCATGATGGCGGTGATCGTCGGCTGTACCGTGCCGCTGTGTAACGTCGCGGCGGTGTGGGCGCTGGCGCGCCACGGCGAGACCGCGCTGTGGAAGGAGCTGGCGCGCAACCCGCTGATCCTGGCCACCGCGGGTGGCCTGCTGACCAACCTGATGGGGCTGCACGCGCCCGAGGTCTTGGCGATGACGCTGAACCGGCTGGGCTCGGCCTCCACCGCGCTGGGGCTGATGACGGTGGGCGCGGGCCTGCAGATGAGCGGCGCCACGGGCACGGTCGGGCCGGTGGCCTGGTGGACCGGCGTCAAGCTGCTGGCGATGCCGTGTGTGGCGTGGCTGGTGGGGCGCCACCTGCCGCTGACCACCCTGCAGTACCAGATCGTGGTGCTGTACGCTTCGCTGCCAACGGCGTCGAGCGCCTATATCCTGGCGGTGCGCATGGGCGGCAACGGGCCGATGGTGGCGGCGACGATCTCGGTGATGACGGTGGCGGCGATCGTGACCACGCCGCTGTGGCTGGCGCTGGTCAGCTAG